A part of Thermus islandicus DSM 21543 genomic DNA contains:
- the modA gene encoding molybdate ABC transporter substrate-binding protein — MRKTPRTFALALALLGLALAQGTEVKVAVAANLRDAFLDIVRAFHQANPGVQVQANFGSSGAFTQQILQGAPFDLFLAADTGFPRALAERGLAEEPPRVYARGKLILFLPKRVGIKPKDLAVLLNPAIRKVALANPEVAPYGRAAKEALTQTGLWEKVQPKLVYGQDIAQTAQLTLVAADAGFFNFSALFTPAFRNQGEAFLVPQRLYTPLDQAVILLKGRARPEVRRFYAFLFGPEAKRILVAYGYQVP, encoded by the coding sequence ATGCGAAAGACTCCACGGACCTTCGCCCTGGCCTTGGCCCTCCTGGGCCTGGCCCTAGCCCAAGGGACCGAGGTCAAGGTGGCGGTGGCGGCCAACCTCCGGGACGCCTTTTTGGACATCGTCCGGGCCTTCCACCAGGCCAACCCAGGGGTACAGGTGCAGGCCAACTTCGGCTCCTCTGGCGCCTTTACCCAGCAGATCCTCCAGGGCGCGCCCTTTGACCTCTTCCTGGCCGCGGACACCGGCTTCCCCAGGGCCCTGGCGGAAAGAGGGTTGGCGGAGGAGCCCCCGCGGGTCTACGCCCGGGGGAAGCTGATCCTCTTCCTTCCCAAGCGGGTGGGGATCAAGCCCAAGGACCTCGCCGTCCTCCTGAACCCGGCCATCCGGAAGGTGGCCCTGGCCAACCCCGAGGTGGCCCCCTATGGCCGCGCGGCCAAGGAGGCCCTGACCCAAACGGGGCTTTGGGAAAAGGTCCAGCCCAAGCTGGTCTACGGCCAGGACATCGCCCAGACCGCCCAGCTCACCCTGGTAGCGGCGGACGCGGGCTTCTTCAACTTCTCCGCCCTCTTCACCCCCGCCTTCCGGAACCAGGGAGAGGCCTTCCTGGTGCCGCAGCGGCTCTACACGCCCCTGGACCAGGCCGTGATCCTCCTAAAGGGAAGGGCGAGGCCCGAGGTGCGGCGCTTCTACGCCTTCCTGTTCGGCCCTGAGGCCAAGCGGATCCTCGTGGCCTACGGCTACCAGGTGCCGTGA
- a CDS encoding septum site-determining protein MinC, with protein MRLRATPKSLALRLDGDEAPEDLKALNLPEGLPLEVEVAGPVAEEVLRALLSLGRPLTLVPPRGHRPTGTLVVPKTLRAGERVEHPGTVVVLGDVNPGAEVVAGGDVIVVGKLRGLAHAGALGDEERFIFALELSAKQVRIGPHLAQAPEGGKGRGAELARVEAGRVVVEAWARR; from the coding sequence ATGCGGCTCCGCGCCACGCCCAAATCCCTCGCCCTCCGCCTGGACGGGGACGAAGCCCCCGAGGACCTGAAGGCCCTGAACCTCCCCGAGGGCCTGCCCCTCGAGGTGGAGGTGGCAGGCCCCGTGGCGGAGGAGGTCCTGAGGGCCCTCCTCTCCCTGGGAAGGCCCCTCACCCTGGTGCCCCCAAGGGGGCACAGGCCCACGGGGACCCTGGTGGTGCCCAAGACCCTAAGGGCCGGGGAGCGGGTGGAGCATCCCGGGACCGTGGTGGTCCTCGGGGACGTGAACCCCGGGGCCGAGGTGGTGGCGGGGGGGGACGTGATCGTGGTGGGGAAACTCCGCGGCCTCGCCCACGCCGGGGCCTTGGGGGACGAGGAGCGTTTTATCTTCGCCCTCGAGCTTTCCGCCAAGCAGGTGCGCATCGGCCCCCACCTGGCCCAGGCCCCGGAAGGGGGAAAGGGCCGGGGGGCGGAGCTCGCCCGGGTGGAGGCGGGCCGGGTGGTGGTGGAGGCCTGGGCTAGAAGGTGA
- a CDS encoding PadR family transcriptional regulator, with protein MPRLSLNEQAVLGALLLGPAAAPDLARLFAPGGPFHPLRRLGKVQVYRALGRLLELGLVREEGARPSPSGPPGVLYALTPQGRLWAEAWLQTPLGRLPEARVLLRLKLALHLLLGRDPRPFLLAQGEAYRALLQRLGQEAEGTKGLGRVYALWWREMAVAGLRYVEALLEEGF; from the coding sequence GTGCCGCGGCTTTCCCTCAACGAGCAGGCCGTCCTCGGGGCCCTCCTCCTGGGGCCGGCCGCCGCCCCCGACCTGGCCCGCCTCTTTGCCCCCGGGGGGCCCTTCCATCCCCTACGCCGCTTGGGAAAGGTCCAGGTGTACCGGGCCCTGGGGCGCCTTCTGGAGCTGGGGCTGGTGCGGGAGGAGGGGGCACGCCCCTCCCCTTCGGGCCCCCCGGGAGTCCTCTACGCCCTCACCCCTCAGGGCCGCCTCTGGGCCGAGGCCTGGCTCCAAACCCCCCTCGGCCGCCTTCCCGAAGCCCGGGTCCTCCTGCGCCTCAAGCTTGCCCTCCATCTCCTCCTGGGCCGGGACCCCAGGCCCTTCCTCCTGGCCCAGGGGGAGGCCTACCGGGCGCTCCTCCAGCGCCTGGGGCAGGAGGCCGAGGGGACGAAGGGCTTGGGGCGGGTCTACGCCCTATGGTGGAGGGAGATGGCCGTGGCGGGCCTCCGCTACGTGGAAGCCCTGTTGGAAGAGGGGTTCTAA
- the mreD gene encoding rod shape-determining protein MreD, which translates to MTLFAFLLTLFLSGFLAAFWPQGAMAPDLFLVLALWYARMRPYYLGLPGAFLLGLCQDLMGYGLLGLHAVGLLAAAYALYAAGRRLALEEGLTAPLAFLWAFSAKWLGYFLVAYWLRLAIPPLAPLDLLLEGLFTLPLFLLALRLRAQAP; encoded by the coding sequence ATGACCCTCTTCGCCTTCCTCCTCACCCTCTTTCTCTCCGGCTTCCTCGCCGCCTTCTGGCCCCAAGGGGCCATGGCCCCCGACCTCTTCCTGGTCCTCGCCCTCTGGTACGCCCGAATGCGGCCCTACTACCTGGGCCTCCCCGGGGCCTTCCTCCTGGGGCTTTGCCAGGACCTCATGGGCTACGGCCTTCTGGGCCTCCATGCGGTAGGCCTCCTCGCCGCCGCCTACGCCCTCTACGCCGCGGGCCGGCGCCTGGCCTTGGAAGAGGGCCTCACCGCCCCCTTAGCCTTCTTGTGGGCCTTCTCGGCCAAGTGGCTGGGCTATTTCCTCGTGGCCTACTGGCTCAGGCTGGCGATCCCCCCCCTTGCGCCCCTGGACCTCCTCCTCGAGGGCCTCTTCACCCTGCCCCTCTTCCTCCTGGCCCTGCGCCTTCGGGCCCAAGCGCCATGA
- the modB gene encoding molybdate ABC transporter permease subunit: MSETWTVLALSLKLALLTALLLLPLAGSLAWLTARRTFVGKTLLEAMLLLPLTLPPTVLGYYLLLLLGKGGPLARLGLELAFTFPGILLASVLFNLPLAFNTYREAFRTLDPTLLETARTLGAGPLKVWRAVILPLTWPGLLSGTLLTFAHTLGEFGVVLMVGGSIPGETKVASIYLFELTQALRLEEADRLAGLLLALGFGSALALKVLERRWKSGTAS; encoded by the coding sequence GTGAGCGAGACCTGGACCGTCCTGGCCCTAAGCCTCAAGCTCGCCCTTCTCACCGCCCTCCTCCTCCTGCCCCTGGCGGGGAGCCTGGCCTGGCTCACGGCCCGGCGCACCTTCGTCGGGAAGACCCTCCTCGAGGCCATGCTCCTCCTGCCCCTCACCCTGCCCCCCACGGTCCTCGGCTACTACCTCCTCCTTCTTTTGGGCAAGGGAGGGCCTCTTGCCCGGCTGGGCCTCGAGCTCGCCTTCACCTTTCCGGGCATCCTCCTCGCCAGCGTCCTCTTCAACCTGCCCCTGGCCTTCAACACCTACCGGGAGGCCTTCCGCACCCTGGACCCCACCCTCTTGGAGACCGCCCGCACCCTAGGGGCGGGCCCCCTAAAGGTGTGGCGGGCGGTGATCCTGCCCCTCACCTGGCCCGGCCTCCTCTCGGGCACCCTCCTCACCTTCGCCCACACCCTGGGGGAGTTCGGGGTGGTGCTCATGGTGGGGGGGAGCATCCCCGGGGAGACCAAGGTGGCCAGCATCTACCTCTTTGAGCTCACCCAGGCCCTACGGCTGGAGGAGGCGGACCGTCTGGCGGGCCTCCTCTTAGCCTTAGGTTTCGGGAGCGCCCTGGCCCTTAAAGTCCTGGAGAGGCGATGGAAGTCCGGTACCGCATCCTGA
- a CDS encoding penicillin-binding transpeptidase domain-containing protein, whose product MTSRLYALMAFFLLAFGLLGLRAWQLQVLEHEKYALRSQGNYLKTERIPAPRGRILDRKGRVIAQDRLVVDLVYEGGEVAFKERLLPLLGLKELPPGPAVLLTGVPEPLLPTLAELTAGQKNLKLSERIERTYPNPISGPVLGYVLLANAEQVKQGYGPEEEVGQAGLEAALEPYLRGKAGVKAVEVNARGERLRETVLEEPTPGKDVVLTLDLDLQKAAEKALEEALTDINAGRRLHGLPPAHRVKGAIVALDPTTGEVLAMASAPSFDPGLFARRPVPKEVQALLQDKDLPLLNRALQPYTPGSTFKLATSYALLEEGYVSPSTTYRCSPYIVYGGQVRRNWAPRDMGPMTVREAIAFSCNTWYYQAVATDPLGFVDRLAQRARWLGLGEATGLEVAERTGLLPTRAWKQKTLEEPWYPGETLSVAIGQGPVLATPAQIARMLATLANEGKKPRLHLVKRLGEEPVAPRLDPVPGRYWQVLKEGLRETVTQGTARHILGDFPVPTGGKTGTAETPGKRLGLEHAWYMGYGPAEPGTPYPPLVVVAFFENGGEGSRVALPAARKVMAAYWKVPSP is encoded by the coding sequence ATGACGAGCCGCCTTTACGCCCTCATGGCCTTCTTCCTCCTGGCCTTTGGCCTCCTGGGCCTTAGGGCGTGGCAACTCCAGGTACTGGAGCACGAGAAGTACGCCCTGAGGAGCCAGGGGAACTACCTGAAGACAGAAAGGATCCCCGCACCTCGAGGGCGCATCCTGGACCGCAAGGGGCGGGTGATCGCCCAGGATCGCCTGGTGGTGGACCTGGTCTACGAGGGGGGAGAGGTGGCCTTCAAGGAGCGGCTTCTCCCCCTCCTCGGCCTGAAGGAGCTCCCCCCAGGCCCCGCTGTGCTCCTAACAGGCGTCCCCGAGCCCCTCCTGCCGACCCTGGCTGAGCTCACCGCCGGGCAGAAGAACCTGAAGCTCTCGGAGCGCATTGAGCGCACCTATCCCAACCCCATTTCCGGGCCGGTCCTGGGCTACGTCCTCCTGGCCAACGCCGAGCAGGTCAAGCAGGGGTACGGCCCCGAGGAAGAGGTGGGCCAGGCGGGCCTCGAGGCCGCTCTGGAGCCTTACCTCCGGGGCAAGGCGGGGGTGAAGGCGGTGGAGGTCAACGCGCGGGGGGAGCGCCTGAGGGAAACGGTCCTGGAGGAGCCCACCCCGGGGAAGGACGTGGTCCTCACCCTGGACCTGGACCTGCAGAAGGCGGCGGAAAAGGCCCTGGAGGAGGCCCTGACGGACATCAACGCGGGCCGGCGCCTCCACGGGCTTCCCCCCGCCCACCGGGTCAAGGGGGCCATCGTGGCCCTAGACCCCACCACGGGGGAGGTGCTGGCCATGGCCAGCGCCCCCTCCTTTGACCCCGGGCTCTTCGCCCGGCGGCCCGTGCCCAAGGAGGTCCAGGCCCTCCTCCAAGACAAGGACCTCCCCCTCCTCAACCGGGCCCTCCAGCCCTATACCCCCGGCTCCACCTTCAAGCTGGCCACGAGCTACGCCCTCCTGGAGGAGGGGTACGTGAGCCCCTCCACCACCTACCGCTGCAGCCCCTACATCGTCTATGGCGGCCAGGTGCGGCGCAACTGGGCCCCCCGGGATATGGGTCCCATGACCGTGAGGGAGGCCATCGCCTTTAGCTGCAACACCTGGTACTACCAGGCGGTGGCCACGGACCCCTTAGGCTTCGTGGACCGGCTGGCGCAGAGGGCCCGGTGGCTCGGACTCGGGGAGGCCACGGGCCTCGAGGTGGCCGAAAGGACGGGCCTCCTCCCCACCCGGGCCTGGAAGCAAAAGACCCTGGAGGAACCCTGGTACCCCGGGGAAACCCTTTCCGTGGCCATCGGCCAGGGGCCCGTGCTCGCCACCCCCGCCCAGATCGCCCGGATGCTGGCCACCCTGGCCAACGAGGGGAAAAAGCCAAGGCTTCACTTGGTGAAGCGCCTGGGAGAGGAGCCCGTGGCCCCGCGCCTGGACCCCGTGCCTGGCCGCTACTGGCAGGTCCTAAAGGAGGGGCTAAGGGAAACCGTCACCCAGGGCACCGCCCGCCACATCCTGGGGGATTTCCCTGTCCCCACGGGAGGCAAGACGGGCACCGCGGAGACCCCGGGCAAACGTCTGGGCCTGGAGCACGCCTGGTACATGGGCTATGGCCCCGCAGAACCCGGTACGCCCTATCCCCCCCTGGTGGTGGTGGCCTTCTTTGAGAACGGGGGCGAGGGGAGCCGGGTGGCCCTCCCCGCCGCGAGGAAGGTGATGGCCGCCTACTGGAAGGTGCCCTCCCCGTAA
- the argJ gene encoding bifunctional glutamate N-acetyltransferase/amino-acid acetyltransferase ArgJ, whose translation MAVRLPRGFRAGATRAGIKPSGKPDLALLVSGLPAAWAYAATRNRAAAPSIHRGRALYASGKPLRAVVVNAGNANCATGERGFQDDRRMAEAAALRLGLPPEAVLTASTGVIGVPLPLEKVELGLPQIALTPFAEAFAEAILTTDTAVKVAEAEVAGARIVGVAKGSGMIHPNMATLLAFLVTDAKVPQEALREAWRGIVDRTFNQVTVDGDTSTNDLALLLANGAYGEVPLPALLAAVEAVARELARKVARDGEGATKLMTVRVVGAATEEEARRAARAVAQSPLWKSALYGNDPNWGRILAALGNSGARFDPLRVRIALQGIPLYQGGALPFDREGASQAMRAEEVEVFVDLGEGEGEGEAFGCDLTEGYVRINALYTT comes from the coding sequence ATGGCCGTGAGGCTCCCCCGGGGCTTCCGGGCGGGGGCTACCCGGGCCGGGATCAAGCCCTCGGGCAAGCCCGACCTCGCCCTTTTGGTCTCCGGCCTCCCCGCTGCCTGGGCCTATGCGGCCACCAGAAACCGGGCCGCGGCCCCTTCCATCCACCGGGGGAGGGCGCTTTACGCCTCCGGCAAGCCCCTAAGGGCGGTGGTGGTGAACGCCGGGAACGCCAACTGCGCCACCGGGGAGCGGGGCTTTCAGGACGACCGGCGCATGGCCGAGGCGGCGGCCCTCCGCCTGGGCCTTCCCCCGGAGGCGGTCCTCACCGCCTCCACCGGGGTCATCGGGGTGCCCCTTCCCCTGGAGAAGGTGGAGCTTGGCCTACCCCAGATCGCCCTCACCCCCTTTGCCGAGGCCTTCGCCGAGGCCATCCTCACCACGGACACGGCGGTCAAGGTGGCCGAGGCCGAGGTGGCGGGGGCAAGGATCGTGGGCGTGGCCAAGGGGAGCGGCATGATCCACCCCAACATGGCCACCCTGCTCGCCTTCCTGGTGACCGACGCCAAGGTGCCCCAGGAGGCCCTCCGGGAGGCCTGGCGCGGCATCGTGGACCGCACCTTCAACCAGGTCACCGTGGACGGGGACACCTCCACCAACGACCTGGCCCTTCTCCTGGCCAACGGGGCCTATGGGGAGGTGCCCCTCCCTGCCCTCTTGGCCGCGGTGGAGGCCGTGGCCCGGGAGCTTGCCCGCAAGGTTGCCCGGGACGGGGAGGGGGCGACCAAGCTCATGACCGTGCGGGTGGTGGGGGCGGCCACGGAGGAGGAGGCGAGGCGGGCGGCCAGGGCCGTGGCCCAAAGCCCCCTCTGGAAGAGCGCCCTCTACGGCAATGACCCCAACTGGGGCCGGATCCTGGCCGCCCTCGGCAACTCGGGAGCCCGGTTTGACCCCCTTCGGGTGCGCATCGCCCTTCAAGGGATTCCCCTCTACCAGGGCGGGGCCCTGCCCTTTGACCGGGAGGGAGCGAGCCAGGCCATGCGGGCCGAGGAGGTGGAGGTCTTCGTGGACCTGGGGGAGGGGGAGGGGGAGGGGGAGGCCTTTGGGTGCGACCTCACGGAGGGGTACGTGCGCATCAATGCCCTTTACACCACGTAG
- a CDS encoding DUF420 domain-containing protein, translated as MKELLSLLAVGSIGLSGLALLWGVALIRRGERVWHHRTMLLATALAALFLGFYLARWGLYGTTAYGGPEAWRGAYYFLLFTHTLLAALNAPLALYVISRALRGEFASHKRWARVLVPIWLYVALTGWVIYLVLKRYGVEKGSVTF; from the coding sequence ATGAAGGAACTTCTCAGCCTGCTCGCTGTCGGGTCCATTGGGCTTTCGGGCCTGGCCCTGCTTTGGGGCGTGGCCCTCATCCGCCGGGGGGAAAGGGTCTGGCACCACCGGACCATGCTCCTGGCCACGGCTTTAGCCGCCCTCTTCTTGGGGTTCTACCTGGCCCGTTGGGGGCTTTACGGCACCACGGCCTATGGGGGGCCTGAGGCCTGGCGGGGAGCCTACTATTTCCTCCTCTTCACCCACACCCTCCTTGCGGCCCTGAACGCCCCCTTGGCCCTCTACGTCATCTCCCGGGCCCTCAGGGGGGAGTTTGCCTCCCACAAGCGCTGGGCGAGGGTTTTGGTGCCCATCTGGCTCTATGTGGCCCTCACGGGCTGGGTCATCTACCTGGTGCTGAAGCGCTACGGGGTGGAGAAGGGGAGCGTCACCTTCTAG
- the mreC gene encoding rod shape-determining protein MreC translates to MRETALRRGLFLTLLLLGLGLAALTRPMAPRLSLTLSPLTAPLPALGYRLGQNVRAAWSALWNRQDLYAENRALRAKVALLESENRRLALEVARLERALAVRQTQAPGLLAVAPVIGEDLSGLYRRLLLGMGEREGLRAGMPVIAPEGLVGLIVEVGERQALVRTLLDPESQVGVRPEKSPGRGVARGAPPDHLVAEFPPTVRVAPGDLLLTGAPLGLFPDGIPVGRVERVERVQGGLKQRAWVRPAVDLSLLEEVLVLRPL, encoded by the coding sequence GTGAGGGAAACCGCCCTCCGCCGCGGGCTCTTCCTTACCCTCCTCCTCCTCGGGCTTGGGCTTGCCGCCCTCACCCGGCCCATGGCCCCCCGCCTCTCCCTGACCCTTTCCCCCCTCACCGCTCCCTTGCCCGCCCTGGGCTACCGCCTGGGGCAAAACGTTAGGGCCGCCTGGAGCGCGCTTTGGAACCGTCAGGACCTCTACGCGGAGAACCGCGCCCTGAGGGCGAAGGTGGCCCTCCTGGAGTCGGAGAACCGCCGCTTGGCCCTCGAGGTGGCTCGGCTTGAGCGGGCCCTGGCGGTGCGCCAGACCCAGGCCCCAGGCCTCCTCGCCGTGGCCCCGGTGATCGGGGAGGACCTCTCCGGGCTCTACCGCCGCCTCCTCCTGGGCATGGGGGAGCGGGAAGGCCTCCGGGCGGGCATGCCCGTCATCGCCCCGGAGGGGCTGGTGGGCCTCATCGTGGAGGTGGGGGAACGGCAGGCCCTGGTGCGGACCCTTTTGGACCCGGAGAGCCAAGTGGGGGTGCGTCCGGAGAAGAGCCCCGGACGGGGGGTGGCCCGGGGAGCCCCCCCCGACCACCTGGTGGCGGAGTTTCCCCCCACGGTGAGGGTGGCCCCCGGGGATCTCCTCCTCACGGGGGCCCCTCTGGGCCTCTTTCCCGACGGTATCCCCGTGGGAAGGGTAGAGCGGGTGGAAAGGGTGCAGGGAGGCTTGAAGCAGCGGGCCTGGGTCCGCCCTGCGGTGGACCTCTCCCTGCTGGAGGAGGTGCTGGTCCTGAGGCCCCTATGA
- the argF gene encoding ornithine carbamoyltransferase — protein MGGETLTVPKDLLDFSAYGKEAVGRLLDLAGRLKGERYRGEDLKGKTLALLFEKPSLRTRTTLEVAMVHLGGHAVYLDQKQVGIGEREPVKDIAKNLERFVEGIAARVHRHETVEALARHARIPVLNALSDRAHPLQALADLLTLKEAFGGLEGLEVAWVGDGNNVLHSLLEVAPLVGLRVRVATPKGYEPDPELLRRARAQLTHDPKEAALGAHALYTDVWTSMGQEAEREKRLKDFQGFQVNGELLSLLHPEGVFLHCLPAHYGEETTEEAVHGPRSRVFDQAENRLHTAKAVLLSLLK, from the coding sequence ATGGGGGGAGAGACCCTGACCGTGCCCAAGGACCTTCTGGACTTTTCGGCCTACGGGAAGGAGGCGGTGGGGCGCCTCTTGGACCTGGCGGGGCGGCTCAAGGGGGAACGGTACCGGGGGGAGGACCTAAAGGGCAAGACCCTGGCCCTGCTCTTTGAGAAGCCCTCCTTACGCACGAGGACCACCCTCGAGGTGGCCATGGTCCACCTGGGGGGGCACGCGGTCTACCTGGACCAGAAGCAGGTGGGCATCGGGGAGCGGGAGCCCGTGAAGGACATCGCCAAGAACCTGGAGCGCTTTGTGGAGGGGATCGCCGCTCGGGTCCATCGGCACGAGACCGTGGAGGCCCTGGCCCGCCACGCCCGGATCCCCGTGCTGAACGCCCTTTCCGACCGGGCCCACCCCCTGCAGGCCCTGGCCGACCTCCTCACCCTGAAGGAGGCCTTCGGGGGCCTCGAGGGCCTCGAGGTGGCCTGGGTGGGGGACGGGAACAACGTCCTCCACTCCCTTCTGGAGGTGGCCCCCCTCGTGGGCCTCAGGGTGCGGGTCGCCACCCCTAAGGGTTACGAGCCCGACCCCGAGCTTCTCCGCCGGGCCCGGGCCCAGCTCACCCACGACCCCAAGGAGGCCGCCCTGGGGGCCCACGCCCTCTACACCGACGTCTGGACCAGCATGGGCCAGGAGGCGGAAAGGGAGAAGCGCCTCAAGGACTTCCAGGGCTTCCAGGTGAACGGGGAGCTCCTCTCCCTTCTCCACCCCGAGGGGGTCTTCCTCCACTGCCTTCCCGCTCACTACGGGGAGGAGACCACGGAGGAGGCGGTCCACGGGCCGCGGAGCCGGGTCTTTGACCAGGCGGAAAACCGCCTCCACACCGCCAAGGCCGTCCTCCTCTCCCTGCTAAAGTAG
- a CDS encoding ABC transporter ATP-binding protein — protein sequence MEVRYRILKPIRLEVALRIEGFTVLLGESGAGKTTLLRALAGLVPAEGEPFSGLPPERRPVGYLPQDLALFPHMTAWENVAFPLRGKGRKERALALLERVGLLPLAERYPRELSGGQRQRVALARALARDPKLLLLDEPTSALDPLTRDRVVGELVALIRDTGLPTLAVSHDPALAQVADRLAVLGSGGILQEGPPEEVLGAPASLEVARLLGYENLLPVRVREGGVEAEGVFLRLALPPWARPGQVAWLGVRAAEVLVVREDRPPPLENVLQGYLERLEPQGLAYRGVFRGPLTLEILLPRHVQEKLRLRPGQAVRVALKARYLHLMPA from the coding sequence ATGGAAGTCCGGTACCGCATCCTGAAGCCCATCCGGTTGGAAGTGGCCCTGCGGATAGAAGGGTTCACCGTGCTCCTGGGCGAGAGCGGGGCGGGCAAGACCACCCTCCTCAGGGCCCTGGCGGGCCTCGTCCCCGCGGAGGGAGAGCCTTTTTCCGGCCTTCCTCCCGAAAGGCGTCCCGTGGGTTACCTGCCCCAGGACCTGGCCCTCTTCCCCCACATGACCGCCTGGGAGAACGTAGCCTTCCCCCTGCGGGGGAAGGGCCGCAAGGAACGGGCCCTGGCCCTCCTGGAACGGGTGGGGCTTTTGCCCCTGGCGGAGCGCTACCCCAGGGAGCTCTCCGGGGGGCAGCGGCAGCGGGTGGCCCTGGCCCGGGCCCTGGCCCGGGACCCCAAGCTCCTCCTCCTGGATGAGCCCACCAGTGCCCTGGACCCCCTGACCCGGGACCGCGTGGTCGGGGAGCTGGTGGCCCTCATCCGGGACACGGGCCTCCCCACCCTGGCGGTAAGCCATGATCCGGCTCTGGCCCAGGTGGCCGACCGGCTGGCCGTCTTGGGCTCGGGGGGGATCCTCCAGGAGGGCCCTCCCGAGGAGGTCCTGGGCGCCCCGGCCTCCCTGGAGGTGGCCAGGCTTCTGGGCTACGAGAACCTCCTTCCCGTTCGGGTGCGGGAAGGAGGGGTAGAGGCGGAGGGCGTGTTCCTGAGGCTGGCCCTCCCCCCTTGGGCCCGTCCGGGGCAGGTGGCCTGGCTCGGGGTGCGGGCGGCGGAGGTTCTCGTGGTGCGGGAGGATCGCCCCCCACCTTTAGAGAACGTGCTCCAGGGCTATTTGGAGCGCCTGGAACCCCAGGGGCTAGCCTACCGGGGGGTGTTCCGAGGGCCCCTTACCCTGGAAATCCTCCTGCCCCGGCACGTGCAGGAAAAGCTCCGCCTTCGGCCCGGCCAGGCCGTCCGCGTGGCCCTCAAGGCCCGTTACCTGCACCTGATGCCGGCCTAG
- the argC gene encoding N-acetyl-gamma-glutamyl-phosphate reductase → MVRVGILGASGYGGAELLRLLKGHPGVELVGFTSRRHEGRPLEAAWPQLWDGRPFASQEEVLERAEVVFLALPNGLAMEIAPKALEAGKRVIDLSGDFRLPPEVYEAWYRIPHKSPNLYKEAIYGLPELHREELKEARLVANPGCYVTAATLALAPLAAEGVLEGGFLVGLSGVSGAGREGEGTFFAEVNENLKPYKAGGVHRHLPEMERNLGRVLAQGRWVRTHGEARALRLSFTPHLVPMTRGILLTAEAEVKGAWSQGGLEELYRDFYAGEPFVRVLEGLPETKGTSASNRVDLKPLYEERTGKVLVFAALDNLVKGMAGQAVQNLNLMLGFPEETALPKEGLWP, encoded by the coding sequence GTGGTGAGGGTAGGGATCCTCGGGGCCTCGGGGTATGGGGGAGCGGAGCTCCTCCGGCTCCTCAAGGGGCATCCCGGGGTGGAGCTCGTGGGCTTCACGAGCCGCAGGCACGAGGGAAGGCCCCTTGAGGCCGCCTGGCCCCAGCTTTGGGACGGGAGGCCTTTCGCCTCACAAGAGGAGGTCCTGGAGCGGGCTGAGGTGGTCTTCCTGGCCCTTCCCAACGGGCTCGCCATGGAGATCGCTCCCAAGGCCCTCGAGGCGGGCAAACGGGTCATTGACCTCTCCGGGGACTTTCGCCTGCCCCCCGAGGTTTACGAGGCCTGGTACCGGATCCCCCACAAGAGCCCGAACCTTTACAAGGAGGCGATCTACGGCCTGCCCGAGCTTCACCGGGAGGAGCTAAAGGAGGCCAGGCTCGTGGCCAACCCGGGGTGCTACGTGACCGCCGCCACCCTGGCCCTCGCGCCGCTTGCGGCGGAAGGGGTTCTGGAGGGGGGGTTCCTGGTGGGCTTAAGCGGCGTCTCGGGGGCGGGGCGGGAGGGGGAAGGCACCTTCTTCGCCGAGGTGAACGAAAACCTGAAGCCCTACAAGGCGGGAGGGGTCCACCGCCACCTCCCGGAGATGGAGAGAAACCTGGGGAGGGTTTTGGCCCAGGGGAGGTGGGTGCGGACCCACGGGGAGGCGAGGGCGTTACGGCTTTCCTTCACCCCCCACCTGGTGCCCATGACCCGGGGGATCCTGCTCACTGCAGAGGCCGAGGTGAAGGGTGCCTGGAGCCAAGGGGGCCTGGAGGAGCTCTACCGGGACTTCTACGCGGGCGAGCCCTTCGTGCGGGTCCTCGAGGGCCTTCCTGAGACCAAGGGCACCTCCGCCTCCAACCGGGTGGACCTTAAGCCCCTCTACGAGGAGAGGACCGGCAAGGTCCTGGTCTTCGCCGCCTTGGACAACCTGGTCAAGGGCATGGCGGGCCAGGCGGTGCAGAACCTGAACCTGATGCTGGGCTTCCCCGAGGAGACCGCCCTGCCCAAGGAGGGCCTATGGCCGTGA